A single Loxodonta africana isolate mLoxAfr1 chromosome 12, mLoxAfr1.hap2, whole genome shotgun sequence DNA region contains:
- the SLC30A3 gene encoding probable proton-coupled zinc antiporter SLC30A3 encodes MEPSPAAGGSETTRLVSPRDRGAGGGGMRLKSLFTGPSGPLPEEPKPVEMSFHHCHRDPMPQQGLTPERLQARRQLCAACAVCCVFMAGEVVGGYLAHSLAIMTDAAHLLADVGSMMGSLFSLWLSTRPATRTMTFGWHRSETLGALASVVSLWMVTGILLYLAFIRLLHSDYHIEGGAMLLTASIAVCANLLMAFVLHQAGPPHSHGSRGAEYAPLEEGPREPLPLGNTSVRAAFVHVLGDLLQSLGVLAASILIYFKPQYKAADPISTFLFSICALGSTAPTLRDVLRVLMEGTPRGVGFEPVRDTLLSVPGVRATHELHLWALTLTYHVASAHLAIDAAADPEAVLAEASSRLYSQFGFSSCTLQVEQYRPEMAQCLRCREPPQA; translated from the exons ATGGAGCCCTCTCCCGCCGCTGGGGGCTCGGAGACCACGCGCCTGGTGAGCCCCCGGGACCGCGGCGCCGGCGGCGGCGGCATGCGTTTAAAGAG TCTCTTCACAGGCCCCTCAGGACCCCTCCCCGAGGAGCCCAAACCTGTGGAGATGTCCTTTCACCACTGCCATAGGGACCCCATGCCGCAGCAGGGGCTCACCCCTGAGAGACTGCAGGCACGGAGGCAGCTGTGTGCCGCCTGCGCTGTGTGCTGTGTCTTCATGGCCGGGGAGGTGGTCG GAGGGTATTTGGCACACAGCCTGGCCATTATGACCGATGCAGCCCACCTCCTGGCAGACGTAGGCAGCATGATGGGCAGCctcttctctctctggctctctaCCCGTCCAGCCACCCGCACCATGACTTTTGGCTGGCACCGCTCAG AGACTCTGGGTGCCTTGGCCTCTGTGGTCTCCCTCTGGATGGTCACTGGCATCCTCCTCTATCTGGCCTTCATCCGCCTGCTGCACAGCGACTACCACATCGAGGGGGGTGCCATGCTGCTGACCGCCAGCATTGCAGTCTGTGCCAATCTGCT AATGGCCTTTGTGCTGCACCAGGCTGGGCCCCCGCACAGCCACGGGTCTAGGGGGGCAGAGTATGCACCGCTGGAGGAGGGACCCAGGGAGCCCCTGCCCCTGGGGAACACCAGCGTCCGGGCAGCCTTTGTGCATGTGCTGGGGGACCTCCTGCAGAGCCTTGGGGTACTGGCCGCCTCCATCCTCATCTACTTCAAG CCTCAGTACAAGGCGGCTGACCCGATCAGCACCTTCCTCTTCTCCATCTGTGCTCTTGGATCCACGGCTCCCACCCTCCGAGATGTTCTTCGAGTCCTCATGGAAG GTACCCCCCGCGGTGTGGGGTTTGAGCCCGTTCGGGACACGCTGCTGTCGGTGCCAGGAGTCCGGGCTACCCATGAGCTGCACCTGTGGGCCCTTACGCTCACTTACCATGTTGCCTCTGCACACCTGGCCATTG ACGCAGCTGCTGACCCTGAAGCTGTCCTGGCTGAAGCCTCATCCCGGCTCTACTCCCAGTTTGGATTCTCCAGCTGTACCCTGCAGGTCGAGCAGTACCGGCCTGAGATGGCCCAGTGCCTACGCTGCCGGGAGCCCCCGCAAGCCTAG